The following coding sequences are from one Musa acuminata AAA Group cultivar baxijiao chromosome BXJ2-4, Cavendish_Baxijiao_AAA, whole genome shotgun sequence window:
- the LOC135611280 gene encoding mitochondrial acidic protein MAM33-like — MWHRAFAGGGAALPWRSLARRSLFAGASSAVDSIILRSLKDHYLEVSKMTPPPKVNPPSPYTIVKGALDQDGPVLRRSYKEEEINISVMRLSNIMPSGADDDDGDDSINQLFLHVEVSKPGRDDSLQFLCGLYPDAVGIHSVCLRPKVTESSRSTDMTKYHGRVFQELEQKMRDAFHIFIEKRGINEKLFPFLQAWLYVKDHRNLMRWFKSVGTFINEQKPA; from the exons ATGTGGCATCGAGCCTTCGCCGGTGGCGGCGCCGCCCTTCCGTGGCGTTCCCTCGCCCGGAGATCGCTCTTCGCCGGCGCCTCGTCCGCCGTGGATTCCATCATCCTCCGCTCCCTGAAGGACCATTACCTCGAGGTCTCCAAGATGACCCCTCCGCCG AAGGTGAATCCACCGTCGCCGTATACGATCGTGAAGGGGGCGCTGGACCAGGACGGTCCCGTCCTTCGGCGATCCTACAAGGAGGAGGAGATCAACATCTCCGTGATGCGTCTCTCCAACATCATGCCCTCCGGCGCCGATGACGACGACGGCGACGACTCGATCAACCAGCTTTTCCTCCACGTCGAAGTGTCCAAGCCTGGGCGGGATGACTCGCTTCAGTTTCTTTGCGGGTTGTATCCGGATGCCGTCGGGATCCACTCGGTGTGCCTTCGACCCAAGGTCACGGAGTCCTCCCGCTCGACCGACATGACCAAGTATCATGGTCGTGTGTTCCA GGAATTGGAGCAAAAGATGAGGGATGCATTCCATATTTTCATAGAGAAACGGGGAATCAATGAGAAACTTTTTCCATTTCTCCAAGCATGGCTATATGTGAAAGACCATAGGAACCTCATGCGGTGGTTTAAGAGTGTCGGCACCTTTATCAACGAGCAAAAACCAGCTTGA